The genomic region ACACCGACTTTAACTTCATCAATTTGTCTTGGACATTTTAAATGGGCTTATATAGGTTCAAATTGAGTTGATGTCCTACTTTAATTAACAAAAGCTTGTTCTCATGGGGTTTTGGATCCTTACTAGAAGAGATATATAAAAGGCTCACCCTTGGTCCAATTTGCTTGCATTGTGGGGGGAAAAGATCGAAATCAGCCTGCTATGAAATTAGTAGAGACTTGAGAGTCAGTGATCTCTATGAAAGAATGAACTGCGTTGATGTCCTTCATTAAGCTCTCTGATTAAAGGTATAACCTCATTAACCCAAATCATCTACAGCTAGTCTCCCCTATCACCATTGCTCAGCCTTCCATGTATCCCAATTTTGGGCTGGACCTTTGTAGCCATATTATACTCTGGGCTTCCTTTGTTGGGCCTATGTGTGTGTAATTTCAAAATATGGTGTTCGAAAAAGGAAAGAAAACAGAATCATATTAGAAATTGGAGCAATTCCGAAGCGCCAAAGCTCCCGATTCTTAGAGACTTTAGAGACATGGACCTTCTCTGCAACGCTTACTCAAACGCCTCGGACGACGACGAAGAAGAAGCCCGGCCACTTAAACAACCCCGACCCGAAACGAATCGGATGCCCCACAAACCCAACAACCCATTTCACAATACCAACACTCATCATCCTCCGCCGGCCGCAACCCAGTTTCCGGTCATCCCTACAGAGACCCATGTCCCCGGCAGATACATATCCAAGAGAGAGCGGGCTCTACTGGGCTCCCACCCCGACCCGAACCCGAACCCGAGTACCTTGCCCACCACCTCCTCTGGTATTTTTCTATTTGAGTTTTTGTTACTATCTTACTTACTATGTGAGTTCAAATGCAGTAACTTGTTATGTTTTTTCTTACATTCATTATGGAAAGTTGAAACTTATTGCAATTTTGGGAATGTTAGGTAGAAGAGAAGAGCTGGTTCTGTGAATTTGACAATATTGTTCTTGTGTTTATTGCATAGGATGTGGATAATGTGTGCTTATGTTATGCAATCATTTTGTTCTTGGCAGTGTTGGGGAGTGTTTCGGATTGTGATGTTCGTCGCGATATTATGTCATTGTTGAGAAATAAAGGGAAGGGGAGTTCAAAGCCTGGTCGAATGCCTGAAAGAATGTCTGTGGGTCTAAATAGACATACCAAAGCTGTCAATGCGCTACATTGGTCACCTAGTCATGGTAGGTAACCTTGCTTTGAATTCATGGCCTTATTCTTGAATGTTCTTCAATGCATTTGTAGTTTTATTGAGTGATTGCATTCATTTTTGTAGAATGGTATTTGTTTTTCAGTTGTGTTGAATTGAAGCATTGAGCAATGTGTATTATGTGCATGTTCTGTTATTGTCACTTTCCTTATTGATCTGTTCATTGGAGATAGTCTACAGCTCATCTTCTTGCCTCTGCTTCGATGGATCACACAATCTGCATATGGAATGTGTGGAACAGTGACCAGAAGGTAGCTCGTGTATTGAATTTTCACAATGCCGCAGTCAAAGATGTAAAATGGTCACGGGATGGATTGTTTGTGCTTTCTTGCGGATACGACTCCTATTCAAGGTTAGTGGATGTTGAAAAGGGGATGGAGACTCAAGCTTTTAAGGAGGATCAAGTTGTCAGTGTTGTTAAGTTCAATCCTGAAAATTCAAAACTCTTCATTGCTGGGGGATCAAGAGGCAGCCTCAAGCTGTGGGATGTTAGAAATGGCAAGGTGGTCCATGACTACATTCGAGGTCATGATCCTATCCTTGATGTCGAATTCACCAAGAATGGCAAGCTGATTATTTCCTCAAGTGATGTATCTGGACGAAACCTTAGTGAGAATTCTATTGTTGTTTGGGATGTTTCACGAGAAGTTCCTCTCTCTAATCAGGTAATAGGCTTATTCCAACTGTTCCTTCAATATCTGTTAAAAAAATGCTGTTTCATGATTTATCAAAACTTTATGACCTTAAACACATATATTATATGGCAGTCTTGATATCCTGCTGCATGTATTAGGTAGAACTTTGATGTACTGCAATTCGGCATTGTCTTCTGTGAATTTTCATTCATCTTTGTTTAGAAAATTTTATAATATTTGACACTTGTCGCTTCCAATATATTTGTGTCATCTGGTCTTCTGCTCAACATTTGTGAGACTTAGAGCTGCATATGATTTGTTATTCTGGTCAACATTATGCTAATGTGCTCTTAGTGGCGAAAGCCATTTGATACCAAAGATGACTACAAATTAATTTTGCTCCTTGCACATGCATATAAATTCTTTCAGCCTGTTATATAGAGGTATCTACAATTGTTGGATTTTATCCTACTTTGCAGCCATGGTATGTGCTTATTTAATGAATGGAATTTTGACAATTTCTCTTTGGCAGTAACAGACTGTGGTTAGTTGAAACATTTATCATTATCTTTTGAACACGAAATGTTCATTCGATGAGTCAGAACATATAAACATGATAGTATGATAAAGGAGAGACATGTGGTTAGATGGAAAATCACATTTTTCCTTATATTTTCAACACATAACATTCATTCAATGAGTCAGAACAAATAAACATAAATGTATGATAAGAAAGAGCCCTGCTAGGATGATGAAACATAAGATGTTCTTCACACTGAATTACTTTTGTCATGGATGGGTTAAATTTTCTTTTATGAAGGATTTGGTTGTTGTTTACAGATGAGCTCAAGGCATCATATGTATCCCTAAAAGAAAACACACAATGACATTGTATTAGTCAGTGTGTCACTCCGCTTTCATGTCTTAGTAATGGCTGCATGGACTCATGCAATCATGGGCATTTCCTTGGGAACACATTTGTCATCTTAAAACAAACTTTTCAGTTTCAAACTCCCAGTAGAATGGCCATATATATATACAGTCCCGATCAGAGGTGCACGTCCGCACCGGCCTTAAAGTGCGGACGTCCCTCCGTTCTCCACCGTCCGGCGCCGATGACGGCACGTCTCCCACCCCAGCGGACTCCAACAGCGTCCCTGGCCACTTTCCCTCCTAGGCGAGTCCGTTGAATTCCAGTTTTCCAACGAGATCACCCAAAACTTCAAACAAAGTCGATCTCGCCGGAAACTGGAATTCGGCGGACTCATCGGGGAGGGAAAGTGGTCAGGGACGCCGCTAGAGTCCGCTGGGGTGGAGGCGCGCCGTCGTCGGCGCCGGACGGTAAAGAAAGGAGGGACATCCGCACTTTAAGGGCCGTGCGAACGTTCGCTCTCGAACAGCTCTGTATGTGTGTGTGTTTGTATACATATATATATATATATATATATAGTTCCCTTCATGTCCCGCTTTGAAATTAAAGTGTGGACCTCCTTATTTCTCTCATTTTTCAGGTCGCATTTCCACATCTCAACCGTACAATGTCTAGAACACAGTGTGTAGATCATTCCTGCAAAGTTTCATCCAATTTGAAGATCATTTGGGTACCGAATTAGATTAAATAAATTAACAGAACAAAAACTGTCCAAACTGAACCGTTCGTGTAAATCACGATTACGGAAGCTCAAATGATCTTCAAATTGGATGAAACTTTACATAAATGATCTACACACTGTGTTCTAGACATTGTACGGTTGAGATGTGGAAATGCAACCTGAAATGAGCGAAATAAGGAGGTCCACACTTTAATTTCAAAACGGGACACCGCTCTGGAAGAGAACTGTGTGTGTATATATATATGTACAGGGCCCACACCATTAGATTTGTTTTTTAATGGGCTTGGATGGCTGAGATTAAAACAAAAACTTAACACTTATGTCAAACCTACACCGTTCAAGATTATTAAAAATAAATCAAACATTTGGATGACTTAACGGTCACCAAATTTTCTGAAAATTTGCAGAAATGATCTACTCATATACATCTACAAATTGAACGGTGTAGATGTGATTTAGTGATTGGGAAGTTTATCAAATACCCTATCCCTAAAAATGAACAAAAAAAGGATCCCTCATTGGAAGGGCCCTCATACATATATATATATATATATATATATACACACAGTCCGGATCAGAGGAGGACGTCCGCACGNNNNNNNNNNNNNNNNNNNNNNNNNNNNNNNNNNNNNNNNNNNNNNNNNNNNNNNNNNNNNNNNNNNNNNNNNNNNNNNNNNNNNNNNNNNNNNNNNNNNNNNNNNNNNNNNNNNNNNNNNNNNNNNNNNNNNNNNNNNNNNNNNNNNNNNNNNNNNNNNNNNNNNNNNNNNNNNNNNNNNNNNNNNNNNNNNNNNNNNNNNNNNNNNNNNNNNNNNNNNNNNNNNNNNNNNNNNNNNNNNNNNNNNNNNNNNNNNNNNNNNNNNNNNNNNNNNNNNNNNNNNNNNNNNNNNNNNNCATCCAATGGTGTACATGGTCTAAATTGACTAAATTTTCATCTCTTATTTGCACGCTGAATATTTATATGAAACTTCAGTAAATTTATATATGTTGTAACAACTTATGGAGCCACCCTATCACCAAAGGAAAAAAAAACAGTATTAAAAGCTTTAGGTGGTTTGTATTGTCTTACCTCAGCCTTCTGATGTTAGAAACTAGATGAATCACATGTCTGGGCATCTTCAAGATCTCAGTGGTCATATGTTGATGTTTTTTGAAATAGGAAACAGAAGATGTTTTGTACATCAGACTAAGTTTGTATTAGAAGTATTGATGTTTTATTGCCACTGAAAGGTTTTTTTTTTTCCCTCAAAGGAACAGATAACCTTACAACACGTTCAATTTCTCTTCCACAGGATGGCCATTCTAATTTTTAATTGGAAAAGGAAATAGTTGGAAAACATTTTTGTGACTCAAACGAACCCTTGCCGTTATCATTTACCTTTATAAGAAAAGTTGTTAATGATAGCGTAGTTGAAATTTTAAAGGGTGTGGAGTTAGATTGCTACAGTATGATCATAAAAATGTGTTCAGACTTGAGAGTTGTATGCACAGTAGCCATTATGAGATCGAAATATGCTACACGAATTCAGTTAAGGGTATGCACATGATACTATGTTTTGTTCATGTGTTTACACATTTGTGAGTGGACCATTGCTTTGATCATGTATACACTTTTCTGTTACCTACGATGAAATTGTGTTTGGACCATTATTTACTTTTAGTAATGACAATGGTTTGTCCATTTTGCATTGGCTTATATAAATTAGAATGTAGACTAACATGCCTCCGTATCAGGTGTACGTAGAAGCATTCACCTGTCCCTGTGTTAGATTCCACCCTTTCGAACAATCGTTTGTTGCCCAGTCAAATGGTAATTATATCGCAATCTTCTCTGCAAGCCCTCCCTTCAAGATGAACAAGTACAAGAGGTACGAAGGCCATGGGGTATCAGGGTTTCCAATAAAATGTGTGTTTAGCTTGGACGGGGAAAAGCTACTGTCAGGCTCCTCAGAGGGTTCAGTATACTTCTATGATTATGGGACTTCTGAGGTTATCAAGAAAATCAAGGCATTTGAGCAGGCCAGCATAGATATTGCTGTCCACCCAATCATACCTAATGTGATTGCTGCTTGCAGTTGGAATGGAGAAGTTTCTGTGTTTGAGTGAGATGTTCATCTAAACTTTTTCCATTGCAAGGCAGTCTTTGTTTTTCTAAGAGAGATCGATGCAGATGGATATAAGTCTATAACTAGAAAATGAAAAGGACATACAACTGCGCAAAGAACTTTTGCTTGTATTGTTTTCATATCTACCAGGTAACTACATATTTAGGATTTGAATCTTATTGTTGTGTACTGCTCCAGCGTTTGTGGGTTTGATTTTCGTCTTGTAGATCTTTTATCCTAAAAAGCTAGGCTAAAGAGGTCATGTCACTTTTGTATTTCACATCATACACAGTGTTTGATAACCCTTTATTTGGAACTCCTTCAAGTAATGCTTTCGTTCAGTACATGATTTCTCTGCAAGCGCTGACATTTTTATCTTGTTGAGTTGACACTCGTCAAATAGGCTTTGTGTATGATGCAATCAAAGAGGCCATCATCAACGACAATTCATGGGTAAGTTTTGACATTGAGCCATTGGGGACTATAGTAGCTATTCAAATCAGAGGAAAATTTAGTCATGTTGCAAATGCTGTGTCGCGCACTAGCAGCCGGGAAATTTTGAAGACTAATCAGTTTGATAAAACTTTTGATCTTCCTCTCAGATCTCCTGTAGTGTTAGACCCCAGTGCAGTGTTGAACTCGCAAGTTTAGTCATCTCTAATGGGTGCTACAACAAAAATGGTAAGTTCTAAAGGCTTCCATAGTCAGTATAAGGATCACCTTGTGGTACAAATCTTGATGAAGTCCTCAGTATAACATTGGTGTTTGACTCTTTTAATTTTCTTTTTCTTTTTAATTCGGAAAGGAATCCTCCAAGTGCAATAACATGGATATGTTCTAGATATTTTCCACAATCTAGAATCAAAGTTGAAGAAAATAAACTGAAGCTGTTGTAGGTTCATTGCTGTCAGGTATAATGCAATCTGGCATTCTGGTGCTGCAGTTCATGATCAAAATGGATGTCCAGATGCTCTTTACTCATACCTACCAATCAGGAACAGAAACATGATTCAATTAAGAAAGATGTGTTGGGGTATACTCAGAGCTCTGCCTTTGTTCATCACCCACCACCTCCCTTGACATTCAACAAGAAGAGAAGAGGGGAAGGGGGGCCAAAAGTATACTAAAACAAGACACAATTATGCAATCCCCTTTTCATTCTTCATGGGGGTCAATTGCAAAGGGGACATAACACACCACTTCTCTCCCTTTTTAGATGCATTTGCAAATGGGACCAAACCCCTCTAAACCCCCATCCTTCAACACCACCTCCACAACAACCACAAACACAAAACACATACACAAACAGAGTAGACAGAAGCACAAACCCAAAGCACAATTCCAAGTCAAAATTCAAACCAATTCTCTCACAAAATTAATTAAAAAAAACAAAGCATGCTTCTAACTCCAAATTTATTCCATACCACTATCTAGACAGACCAGCAATTGCTCAAAAACATTCTTGGTCCACCTGCAACCCCCTCCTCTCAAGAACTGTTTGTATTGGAAAACTATAGGAGTCATCCCTAATCCCTTTTAAAGCAAAGGAACACAGTCATGCCAACCCTACTTTCCTATCTACATTACTTATTTAATTTCAACCTTCATATCAGTATGCTCCCCACCTTAATTGGTCTCAACTCAAGCACCTTCTTCTTCCTCTTTCCCTCTCTACAATCTAATCTAATCTTGCTAGCTAACTCCCATATCTCTCTCTCTACATACTTGTCACTTCATACCATTATTTCAAGAAGCAAAGAAAGCTATCTAGCTTAGCTCAAAAGTAACAAGCAAAGAAAGAAAACTCTAAAGTATGGCACTACTACTATTACTCCCATATGAGAGCAATCATCGTCTAAAAGAGATACTTCTTTTTGAGAAAAAGGAAGATTTTTTTTATTTGGTACTTGTGGTCAAGCGGGTATTCGCTCATCGAGGGACCCTAGAGTTTGCCTATCTTGAGACATGAAACGATGGGTTGAATGGTTTTCACCAATTAGAAAGATATCTATGTGTTGAATTAGGGTTTTAGGATTGGACATGAACTCCATGGTCTTAATCAATTTTGATTATGCCATTGCTTTTGATTAGGGAACCAAAGACACCATTATTGGGAATCTAAGATCATGCTTAACGATGCATAATCGCTGCTTTGGAATCACAAAACTAAATCAAACCCTAGCAGCTAGATATACATTATTAATGAACATATATTAGTCACCCTCATCATCTTTTTGTGCCATATCTTTCTTTCGACGATGAGGACTCTTTCTTTCTTCTTTGATGATCCATCTTGTCGTGTTTTTCTTCAACTTTAGATGAATGTAGTTTATCCTCTCCTACACTATAGACAGTGTAGACCATAATCAAAATGTTTTGTTAATTTAGGACACAGAGTGTTAGAAATTATCATCTTCCAATTGTGGCCTTGCAAAGTAGCCGACAGACTCATATTTGTTGGCATTACCATGTGATTTGTGACCTCAACCAAGTCATGCATCAATCGATTTTCATTGGTTTCTCGTTTTCTAATAAACATTTCATCAACTGTGAAGGGGTGTACATCAGGATCAGTAAGGTGCCTCATTCTCACATTTCATTACATTGCTATAATTTTAAGCAAATTTAGTTACTAAATGAAGCATCAAAACTATAAGAATGAGGAATGTAGCTGCTAAAAACCGAATTAAAACCATAATTCAACTATATATGTTTTATTCATTGAGGACCAAATATAGAGATCACTGCTTATATATCTGCTGTAGCATTCACCAAATTTCTCTCACCCTAGCTAGTTATCCTGGACAATCATGAAACCAACTTTAACTGGTTGGTTTATGCTCTCATTGGATTAAGAAATGAATTTAAACAGTCACATTATAAATATATTGGGAAACCACCAATCATGATTTTGTGAAATGTCATGTTCTTATTCCTCTTCCCAATTAGGAAGTATTCCTTTTTAGGTCTTCTGTGTAGGTGATATAGCCATTAAGATCTAGTGATGGCTTTTTCATGCATTTTATTTAGATTACTACCTCTTTTATCATGTCTTAGAATGCTATGCTCCACAGCCATGAAAAATATGATTGAGCATAAGTGTAAACCTCTGGCTAATATTAAACAAGAGATTTCTAATTGCAATCATATCTTAGAAAGCTAAATAGCCGAGATTATGTCACCGGTTGAAGCCAAGAGTCGGCAAAACTGAATCCAGCTAGAATCCAATTAAATTGGATTTATGTTTGATTAAGCATTTTAATTTCATCAACTTTTTGAATTATAGTAATGATGTTCATGCAGATCATGACCAAAGAAATACTGTTCATGCAGAGAATGCATGAAGTGATTTAGTCAACTATAAGATCTCAGCTTATTTATTAGGTGGTTCCTGTAATCCTGTATATATAATATAGGCTTATAGCTTGGTTTACTGTTATCCTTATCTCTAAAATAAAAAATAAAAAGATTGCTAGCTGGCCTGGAAATTAAACTAAGAAACCAAGAGACTGGGACAAGATAATCAAATTTTCAATTGTCAATTAAACCAAATCGCGGGTTAATACCAGTAGCAATTAGGTAATTAGTAATACCACACACATGAATCGAAGTTCAACCCTAGTTTCTGTATTTTTATGCTTAAATTTTTTCGTTTTTCTAACTTAGCCGTCTCTAGGTTTCAAGAGCAGGTTTCAGTGATCAAAGAAATAAACCTGTTTTGTTCAAGGCTTTATACATCTTTTTCAATTTTATCATTAGTAGATCACTCAAACTTAT from Fragaria vesca subsp. vesca linkage group LG3, FraVesHawaii_1.0, whole genome shotgun sequence harbors:
- the LOC101311460 gene encoding WD repeat-containing protein 25-like, encoding MDLLCNAYSNASDDDEEEARPLKQPRPETNRMPHKPNNPFHNTNTHHPPPAATQFPVIPTETHVPGRYISKRERALLGSHPDPNPNPSTLPTTSSVLGSVSDCDVRRDIMSLLRNKGKGSSKPGRMPERMSVGLNRHTKAVNALHWSPSHAHLLASASMDHTICIWNVWNSDQKVARVLNFHNAAVKDVKWSRDGLFVLSCGYDSYSRLVDVEKGMETQAFKEDQVVSVVKFNPENSKLFIAGGSRGSLKLWDVRNGKVVHDYIRGHDPILDVEFTKNGKLIISSSDVSGRNLSENSIVVWDVSREVPLSNQVYVEAFTCPCVRFHPFEQSFVAQSNGNYIAIFSASPPFKMNKYKRYEGHGVSGFPIKCVFSLDGEKLLSGSSEGSVYFYDYGTSEVIKKIKAFEQASIDIAVHPIIPNVIAACSWNGEVSVFE